From the genome of Verrucomicrobiia bacterium, one region includes:
- the ispF gene encoding 2-C-methyl-D-erythritol 2,4-cyclodiphosphate synthase has protein sequence MVHVGIGYDVHQLVAGRKLFLGGVEIAHSKGLDGHSDADALLHAICDALLGALGEGDIGHFFPNTDPRWHNAPSRIFLEAVAHKIAETKSRIVNVDATVIAQAPKIYPHVAAMKKGIAGALNISEAQIGIKATTNEQMGFIGREEGIAAMAVASVDRP, from the coding sequence ATGGTTCATGTCGGTATTGGTTACGATGTTCATCAGCTGGTTGCGGGACGCAAACTGTTTCTCGGCGGAGTGGAGATTGCCCATTCCAAAGGGCTTGACGGTCATTCCGATGCAGACGCGCTGCTGCACGCCATTTGCGACGCGCTGCTCGGCGCGTTGGGCGAGGGCGACATCGGCCATTTTTTCCCCAACACCGACCCACGTTGGCACAACGCGCCCAGTCGCATTTTTCTCGAAGCCGTGGCCCACAAGATCGCGGAAACCAAGAGCCGGATTGTCAATGTGGACGCAACGGTGATCGCGCAAGCGCCAAAAATATATCCGCACGTCGCCGCGATGAAGAAAGGTATTGCCGGGGCGTTAAACATCTCCGAAGCGCAAATCGGCATCAAAGCCACCACCAACGAACAGATGGGTTTCATCGGACGCGAGGAAGGCATCGCGGCCATGGCGGTCGCCAGTGTGGACCGTCCCTGA
- the rplQ gene encoding 50S ribosomal protein L17: MRHLKRTAKLGRQFEHRNAMLANMVCSLIKHKRITTTLAKAKAARPVAEKMVTLGKQGTLQARRLAAARLHTRGPAAPLSKAEKKKWRANEDVLRILFEDIAPAFKDRVGGYTRIIKLEQRPGDAASKAILEWVDELISAAPEATKEADKKEAAAAK; encoded by the coding sequence ATGCGACACCTGAAAAGAACCGCCAAGCTGGGCCGCCAGTTCGAGCATCGCAATGCGATGCTGGCGAACATGGTCTGCAGTTTGATCAAGCACAAGCGCATCACCACCACTTTGGCCAAGGCCAAGGCCGCCCGCCCGGTGGCGGAAAAAATGGTGACGCTGGGCAAGCAGGGCACGCTTCAGGCCCGCCGGTTGGCTGCCGCCCGTTTGCACACCCGCGGCCCGGCCGCCCCGCTGAGCAAGGCTGAGAAAAAGAAGTGGCGCGCCAATGAAGACGTGCTGCGCATCTTGTTCGAGGACATCGCACCCGCTTTCAAAGACCGCGTGGGCGGCTATACCCGGATCATCAAATTGGAACAGCGACCCGGCGACGCCGCGTCAAAAGCCATCTTGGAATGGGTGGATGAGTTGATCTCCGCCGCGCCGGAAGCGACCAAAGAGGCGGATAAAAAAGAAGCCGCTGCTGCCAAGTAA